The Fibrobacter sp. sequence GGCGCCCAGGTCATTGTGACGGAATTGCCGGACCCTTGGTGGGGCCTGCAGCTCCAACCGCCTAAGTTCCTTGCAGACTCCGCTTACTACACTCTGTCCTTTGTGGCTAGAGGTAACATGGCTATGAACGCCGTGGTCCAGGGTGGCCCCGATACGGAATACAAGCAGAAGGAAAGTGCATCCTACGCCTTGACTCCGGAATGGCAGACTTACTCCATGACCTTCCTTGCCGACCAGAAGGGTTACGGCCTGAACAACGTTACTTTCCAGATCGGTATCCAGAAGGGTTGGATGCAGATTGACAACGTGTCCATCGAAAAGCAGGGCGATCTGGACACCACTTGGTATGCTGAAGCGGATACCCGCATTGCAGAGATCCGCCAGACTGATTTCGAAGTGAAGGCAAACCCGGGCGAAGAAGTTTCCGTGAAGCTTGTCCGTCATGATTTCCCCTTCGGTACCGCTCTCGCATTCTACGGTCCGGACAAGGACAGCACCGAAAAGTGGTATAAGGAAGCCGCCAAGAAGTACTTCTGGCACGGCGTGACCGAAAACCAGTTTAAGTGGCCTGAATACGAGAAGAAGGAAGGCAAGCCCCTCCGTGAAGACATGGATCGCTACGTGAAGTTTGCTCAGGAAAACGGCTGGTCCCTTCGCGGTCATGCGCTCTACTGGGCTCATCAGGGTTACGGCTTTGATAAGCACTTCTCCAACCCCAATAAGGCTAGCCAGTGCGAAGACTTCGGCAAGAAGCTGAGGGCCCGCATCAATCGCGACCTGAAGGAATACAAGGGCAAGATTGTGGAATACGATGTGTGGAACGAACCCATCCACGAAATGTACACCACCAACCTTTGCGGCATCAACTATCTGGATAGCGCCTTCATCTGGGCTCACGAGGCAGATCCTGAAGCAGTCCTCTACATCAACGACTACCAGGTGGTGGCCGCCGGTGAAACCGACCGTTACATCAGCCTCATCAAGGGAATGCTGGACCGTAAGGTTCCTGTGATGGGCATCGGCGTGCAGTGCCACTTCGGTACTCGCCCCGTGGTTCCCGCCCTGATTCGCGAACGCTTGGATAAGCTTGCTGCTCTTGGCCTTCCCATCAAGGTGACTGAACTTGACTTTGGCGCTTGGGACAAGGGCCTGACAATTTCCGAAGAAGAACAGGCCAGCGAATACGAAAAGATTCTCCGCACCTTGTTCAGCCATCCTGCTGTAAACGGCATCGTCATGTGGGGATTCTGGGATAACCGTCACTGGGTCCAGAGGGGCGGTATCATCCGTGCCGATGGTTCTGAAAAGCCTGCCGCTACAAAGATTTACGACCTGTGGCACAAGGATTGGACCACCGAAGCCACCGCAACTGCCGATGAAAATGGTATTGCAAAGTTCCGCGGTTTCAAGGGTAAGTATCAGGTTACAATTGATGGTAAAACTTCTGAAACTTACGTGAAGTAAAACCTGTCAATTGTAAAATTATTTTACTGTGATTTAAGTCCGTCTCCGTTGAGAGACGGGCTTTTTTTATTGACTTGTTGCGAACAAAAAAATATATTCAAGGCGAAAAATTTACTGTATACAAAGGGCTTGTTTGGTTTATGAAATTTTTTGGTTATTCTGCTTTGCTCTTGGGCACCTTGTTGGTGGCTTGTTCTGGAACAACCGAGCCGGAAGAAAAAGTAGTTGTTGATGAAAACGGTAATGAAATCAATGCATCTGCTCTTGATGAAATTCTGGTGACGGATTGGGTTGCGGAAGCCTTGAAAGACGACGGCCCTACTAAAAAGGTCTTGCCTGGTGTAGGTCTGCCCGCAGCTGGTTTCTACAAGTCTCTCGAAATACCCGTTCCTACGCCGACAGTAGAAGGTGGTGTCATCCGTTGTACGTTTGACGGTACTGAACCGACCTTGGCATCGGAACCGTTGACTGAACCTAAGACGGTCGAGTCTTCCACCGTAATTCGCTGCACGGAATTCGTTGCTGATACTGCTGCTGCCAAATCCACAGAAACATATCTCATTGATGAGTCTGTGGCTATGCCTGTGGTTGCCGTGACTGTGCCTGATTGGTATTACAAGGAAATTCTCAAGGCTGACCCCTGCAAACCGGATCCTTGCTCTGAAGCAAAGTTCTGGCTGGATACCGCCGTGGCTGCCCACGTGGAATATTTCCCTAACGGAAGTTCTTCTGTTTCCAAGGGTTTTGAAATTGATGCGGAAGCTTCCATTATGGGTGGCTATAGCCGCAATCAGAAGAAGAAGTCTGTTTCCATCAATATGAAGAAAAAGCTCCAAAAGGGCCATTTCAGATATCCGCTTTTTGAAACCCGTGAATATCAGAAAAAGTTCAAGGGCTTTATCCTTCGTAACAACGGAAACCGCTTCGTCAGTGACTATCTGGAAGACGCTATGGGCACAAGCCTTCTTGAAGGAACCCAGGTGGACTACCAGCGCTCCCGTCAGGTAGTGGTTTTCTATAATGGCCATTATTACGGTATCCATGATATGCGTGAAAAGTTGAACGAACATTTCGTGGAAACCAACTACGGTATCGATGCCGAGGCCGTGGACTTTATCAAGCATACTAACAAAACCATCGATGTTAGCGGTGGATCTTCGGATGACTACATCGATCTTTTGAACTTCATCTCGACCAACGACTTGACGGGTGAAAATAATGAAGCCTATAAGAAGATCAAGTCTCGCATGAATATGCAGAGCTTGATGGAATACCTGGCTGCCCAGATTTACTATCATAACGGTGACTGGCCTGACAATAACCTTCGTGCCTGGCGCTCTGGTACCCAGAAGTGGAAGTTTGTTGCTTTTGACCTGGACCACGGCTTTGACTGGGAATGGAGTGTGAAGGGTTTCTCCCAGAGCACTAACATGTTTACATGGCTGAAGACTGGTGGCATTACCACCGGATCTTGCTACAAGAATGCTGACCCTCTCTGCTTCCACAATGTTTATGTGAAGTTGATTGAAAATCCGGAATTCAAGAGGGCTTTCATCAACCGAGCATCCATCATTTACTCCGCATACGTGAATTCCGAGAAGGTTACAGAAGCTGTGGACCGTATGGCCGCTACTATTCCGAAGACAGAATCTACAAGGGATATGGAAAAGTTTGACCGTGATGAACTTTACTACAAGAATTCCTGTGGCAAGGGCTTCTCCGTTACTGGAAGTTGCCTTAAGGAATGGGCTTCGGAAAGAGATCCGAAGGTCCGTGCTGAATTTAAAAAGGAATTTGGCTTAAGCGACGACGTTACGGTTGGCTTCTCCTGGGCTGGCAATGGCAAGATTCTTTTGGATGGTAATCCTCTTCCGGAAAATAACTATGTCGGTACATTCTTTGGTGGAAACCTCATGGAGCTGACTGCTTACGGTGAAGGTAAGTTCCTTGGCTGGGAAGATGGTTCTACCGAAAATCCGCGAATGATCATGCCAGTAAGCGGAACCGTTTATACTGCAGTTTTTGAATGAGTTTTGTAGACAAGTTTGTGCAAAGGTCTGTTGCGGTTGCCGCGGCAGACCTTTTCTTTTATGTTGAAATTTTCTATCTTGCGGCTCGCAAAGAAGGATGATGAATGTTAGGAAAGGTCATTGGATTTTTTAAGCCTGTAAAGTTCAAGAAGAACGGGGACATCCACGATGTTTTGGTGGTTGCCCTTCCCATGCTTTTGTCCATGTCCTTCGATACCTTGATGACGTTTGTGGACCGTCTTTTCCTGAGTAAGCTGGGCCCTGCCGAAATGAATGCGAGCCTGGGGGCCGGCGGCATGAACTTGGTGCTGACCACCTTCTTTACGGGCATGATCAGCTACACTACGGCGATGGTTGCCCAACGTTTTGGAGCCGGCCGAAAGAATGAATGTGCCAGTGTTTTTATGCAGGCAGTGTACCTTTCCATTGCTTGCGTGCCCTTCCTTTACTTGACCATACCTCTGGGACACTTGATCTTTGACCACCAGGGTGTGGCGCCCGACCAGCTGGTGCATCAGAAGACCTACTTCAACATCTTGATGTTCGGTGGGGTAGTTACCCTTATTCGAAACGCGGCGCCCTGCTTCTTCAGTGGCATTGGCGAGACCAAGATCATCATGAAGGCAGCCTTCGTGGGCATGCTGGTAAACATTGTCTGCAATTATTTCTTGATTTTTGGTGTTGGGCCTTTCCCGCGCCTTGGCGTTGCTGGCGCCGCCTACGGTACCGTTATCGGAAACATTGTCTCCACGGCAATGCTCTTTGCGGTCTACTTCAACAAGAAAAATCACAAGCGCTTTGCGACCCGCAGCAACCTGAAGTTGAACTTTGGGCAAATCAGGGAATTGCTGAGCCGCGGCCTTCCTTCCGGCGTGGAAATGTTTTTGAACATGGCCGCCTTCCAGCTGATGATCCTTATCTTCCACGGTCTTGGTCCCGAAATGGCTACGGCGGCTTCCGTCATGTTCAACTGGGACATGGTGGCCTATGTTCCCCTGATGGGTCTTGAGGTGGCGTCTACCAGTCTGGTGGGACGTTACGTCGGTGCAAA is a genomic window containing:
- a CDS encoding CotH kinase family protein, translating into MKFFGYSALLLGTLLVACSGTTEPEEKVVVDENGNEINASALDEILVTDWVAEALKDDGPTKKVLPGVGLPAAGFYKSLEIPVPTPTVEGGVIRCTFDGTEPTLASEPLTEPKTVESSTVIRCTEFVADTAAAKSTETYLIDESVAMPVVAVTVPDWYYKEILKADPCKPDPCSEAKFWLDTAVAAHVEYFPNGSSSVSKGFEIDAEASIMGGYSRNQKKKSVSINMKKKLQKGHFRYPLFETREYQKKFKGFILRNNGNRFVSDYLEDAMGTSLLEGTQVDYQRSRQVVVFYNGHYYGIHDMREKLNEHFVETNYGIDAEAVDFIKHTNKTIDVSGGSSDDYIDLLNFISTNDLTGENNEAYKKIKSRMNMQSLMEYLAAQIYYHNGDWPDNNLRAWRSGTQKWKFVAFDLDHGFDWEWSVKGFSQSTNMFTWLKTGGITTGSCYKNADPLCFHNVYVKLIENPEFKRAFINRASIIYSAYVNSEKVTEAVDRMAATIPKTESTRDMEKFDRDELYYKNSCGKGFSVTGSCLKEWASERDPKVRAEFKKEFGLSDDVTVGFSWAGNGKILLDGNPLPENNYVGTFFGGNLMELTAYGEGKFLGWEDGSTENPRMIMPVSGTVYTAVFE
- a CDS encoding endo-1,4-beta-xylanase yields the protein MHKSLKTALWALPMIALANCASSENAAPAVISTAGGPASMAVASANAASVPPTSCSPDEFEEVGGANKMTNGDMEYGDGGWYLWIKEDGRKTAKVESKIGVPGIGVNCTNGAQVIVTELPDPWWGLQLQPPKFLADSAYYTLSFVARGNMAMNAVVQGGPDTEYKQKESASYALTPEWQTYSMTFLADQKGYGLNNVTFQIGIQKGWMQIDNVSIEKQGDLDTTWYAEADTRIAEIRQTDFEVKANPGEEVSVKLVRHDFPFGTALAFYGPDKDSTEKWYKEAAKKYFWHGVTENQFKWPEYEKKEGKPLREDMDRYVKFAQENGWSLRGHALYWAHQGYGFDKHFSNPNKASQCEDFGKKLRARINRDLKEYKGKIVEYDVWNEPIHEMYTTNLCGINYLDSAFIWAHEADPEAVLYINDYQVVAAGETDRYISLIKGMLDRKVPVMGIGVQCHFGTRPVVPALIRERLDKLAALGLPIKVTELDFGAWDKGLTISEEEQASEYEKILRTLFSHPAVNGIVMWGFWDNRHWVQRGGIIRADGSEKPAATKIYDLWHKDWTTEATATADENGIAKFRGFKGKYQVTIDGKTSETYVK
- a CDS encoding MATE family efflux transporter; the encoded protein is MLGKVIGFFKPVKFKKNGDIHDVLVVALPMLLSMSFDTLMTFVDRLFLSKLGPAEMNASLGAGGMNLVLTTFFTGMISYTTAMVAQRFGAGRKNECASVFMQAVYLSIACVPFLYLTIPLGHLIFDHQGVAPDQLVHQKTYFNILMFGGVVTLIRNAAPCFFSGIGETKIIMKAAFVGMLVNIVCNYFLIFGVGPFPRLGVAGAAYGTVIGNIVSTAMLFAVYFNKKNHKRFATRSNLKLNFGQIRELLSRGLPSGVEMFLNMAAFQLMILIFHGLGPEMATAASVMFNWDMVAYVPLMGLEVASTSLVGRYVGAKQAAAANRSTLSGLKVGWAYSLMIGVLLVFLPGVLTDIFRPEAGASAEALAIFEAARPMSIFMLRFATIYIFVEVLLVIYCGALRGAGDTVWVMIACGIMNWFNTVALYVATHIFNVPGHYAWIIVVGVYGTAPLIFWRRWKNGKWRRHVLDAE